One Mycobacteroides salmoniphilum DNA segment encodes these proteins:
- the pruA gene encoding L-glutamate gamma-semialdehyde dehydrogenase, which translates to MDAITTVPAPINEPVLTYAPNTPERDRLTTALTNLAATPIDLPHVIGGARRMSDGERIDVVQPHNHRAVLGTVTNAGHAEASDAVEAAITAKNDWAALSFDDRAAVFLRAADLLSGSWRATLNAATMLGQSKTAYQAEIDAACELADFWRFNVQFARHILAEQPSSGGGAWNRMEYRPLEGFVYAITPFNFTAIAGNLPTAPALLGNTVVWKPSITQAFAAHFTLELLEAAGLPAGVINLLNGDGIAVSDVALADPRLAGIHFTGSTRTFQHLWREVGTNIDRYNTYPRLVGETGGKDFVVAHSSARPDVLRTALIRGAFDYQGQKCSAASRAFVARSVWEQMGDEFLDAASGLTYGDVTDLSNFGGAVIDEKSFKRNAAAIDRAKSAGVTIAAGGEYDDSEGYFVRPTVLLSDDPTDEAFSTEYFGPILAVHVYPDSDYERILDVVDTGSRYALTGAVIADDRQAVQAASDRLRFAAGNFYINDKPTGAVVGQQPFGGGRASGTNDKAGSPLNLQRWLLPRSIKETFDAPTDYRYPHMDAGEREDG; encoded by the coding sequence ATGGACGCCATCACCACCGTGCCGGCTCCCATCAACGAGCCGGTGCTCACGTACGCCCCGAACACTCCCGAACGCGACCGGTTGACCACGGCACTGACCAACCTCGCCGCGACGCCCATCGACCTGCCGCACGTTATCGGCGGCGCTCGCCGAATGAGTGACGGTGAACGCATCGATGTGGTGCAGCCGCATAACCACCGCGCCGTGCTGGGGACCGTCACCAACGCGGGTCATGCCGAGGCCAGCGATGCGGTGGAGGCAGCTATCACTGCCAAAAATGATTGGGCAGCACTGTCTTTCGATGACAGGGCGGCGGTCTTCTTGCGTGCCGCCGATCTGTTGTCGGGGTCGTGGCGAGCCACCCTCAACGCCGCGACCATGCTCGGGCAGTCGAAGACCGCCTACCAGGCCGAGATCGATGCGGCCTGCGAGCTGGCCGACTTCTGGCGGTTCAACGTGCAGTTCGCGCGACATATCCTGGCCGAGCAGCCCAGCAGCGGCGGCGGCGCGTGGAATCGGATGGAGTACCGCCCACTGGAGGGCTTTGTCTACGCCATCACGCCCTTCAACTTCACCGCGATTGCGGGAAACCTACCCACGGCCCCAGCGCTTTTGGGAAACACCGTGGTGTGGAAGCCATCCATCACTCAGGCCTTCGCCGCACATTTCACCCTGGAGCTACTTGAGGCTGCTGGACTACCGGCCGGGGTCATCAACCTGCTCAACGGAGACGGGATTGCGGTATCCGATGTGGCGCTTGCCGATCCACGTCTGGCGGGCATCCATTTCACCGGTTCCACCCGGACATTTCAGCATCTGTGGCGTGAAGTGGGCACCAACATCGACAGGTACAACACGTACCCTCGGCTTGTCGGTGAGACCGGCGGCAAGGATTTCGTCGTCGCGCACAGCTCGGCACGTCCGGACGTGTTGCGTACCGCGCTTATTCGTGGTGCCTTCGACTACCAGGGGCAGAAGTGTTCCGCGGCCTCCCGCGCTTTCGTGGCCCGATCGGTGTGGGAGCAGATGGGCGATGAGTTCCTTGATGCGGCGTCCGGGCTGACGTACGGGGACGTCACAGACCTCTCCAACTTCGGTGGTGCCGTCATCGACGAGAAGTCGTTCAAGCGCAACGCGGCCGCCATCGATCGTGCCAAGAGCGCCGGGGTGACGATCGCGGCGGGAGGCGAATACGACGACAGCGAAGGATATTTCGTCCGGCCCACCGTGCTGCTCTCGGACGATCCAACCGACGAGGCATTCTCCACCGAGTACTTCGGCCCGATCTTGGCGGTACATGTCTATCCCGACAGCGACTATGAGCGCATCCTCGACGTGGTGGACACCGGCTCCCGTTACGCGCTTACCGGTGCCGTCATCGCCGATGACCGTCAGGCCGTTCAGGCGGCCAGTGACCGGCTTCGATTCGCGGCCGGAAACTTCTACATCAACGACAAGCCCACCGGTGCCGTCGTCGGCCAACAGCCCTTCGGAGGTGGCCGGGCGTCGGGCACCAACGACAAAGCCGGGTCGCCGCTGAATCTGCAGCGCTGGCTGTTGCCGCGATCCATCAAGGAAACATTCGACGCGCCAACAGATTATCGATACCCGCACATGGATGCCGGGGAGCGTGAGGATGGCTGA
- a CDS encoding proline dehydrogenase family protein, translating into MAEWFGKTARPAILAASRSVRLRHAAERMPLTRQVVRRFVPGESQDDVLMASTALLDSGRSISIDYLGEDTTDIGQATRTVSAYLSLLDALARRSDTVHTGVRPLEISLKLSALGQALPRDGEQIALENAQLLCAKADQAGVWVTVDAEDHTTTDSTLSIVRELRADFPWLGTVLQAYLKRTYTDCADLSGKGSRIRLCKGAYDEPESVAYRDPEDVDVAYLRCLRVLMEGDGYPMVASHDPAIVDAASLMARETGRGPGDYEYQMLYGIRDAEQRRLAGEGHHVRVYVPFGEEWYGYFVRRIAERPANMTFFLRALVSGG; encoded by the coding sequence ATGGCTGAATGGTTCGGCAAAACGGCCAGGCCCGCCATCTTGGCGGCCAGTAGGTCGGTACGGCTGCGACACGCCGCCGAACGGATGCCGTTGACGCGGCAGGTGGTGCGTCGTTTCGTGCCGGGTGAATCTCAGGACGATGTGCTCATGGCCAGTACCGCGCTGCTCGATTCCGGGCGGTCCATCTCGATTGATTACCTCGGTGAGGACACCACCGATATCGGACAAGCGACCCGTACCGTGTCGGCCTATCTGTCACTGCTGGACGCGTTGGCACGGCGCAGCGACACCGTGCACACCGGCGTGCGCCCGCTGGAAATCTCGCTGAAACTCTCCGCGTTGGGGCAGGCTCTACCGCGCGATGGGGAACAGATAGCCCTGGAGAACGCACAGCTCTTGTGTGCCAAGGCCGATCAGGCCGGGGTGTGGGTTACCGTCGATGCCGAGGACCACACCACGACGGATTCGACCCTGAGCATCGTGCGCGAGCTGCGCGCCGACTTCCCGTGGCTGGGTACCGTGCTCCAGGCTTACCTGAAACGCACGTACACAGACTGCGCCGACCTGTCAGGTAAAGGCTCGCGCATTCGGTTGTGTAAGGGGGCCTACGACGAGCCCGAGTCGGTCGCGTACCGAGACCCCGAGGACGTCGATGTCGCCTACTTGCGCTGTCTACGCGTGTTGATGGAGGGGGACGGGTACCCCATGGTGGCCTCACACGATCCCGCCATCGTCGATGCCGCGAGTCTGATGGCTCGCGAGACGGGCAGAGGTCCGGGCGATTACGAGTACCAGATGCTCTATGGGATTCGCGATGCCGAACAGCGCCGTCTCGCCGGCGAGGGACACCACGTGCGCGTGTACGTGCCCTTTGGCGAGGAGTGGTACGGGTACTTCGTGCGGCGCATTGCCGAGCGGCCCGCCAACATGACCTTCTTCCTGCGCGCACTGGTTTCCGGAGGCTAG
- a CDS encoding acyl-CoA synthetase — MLLTSLHPKSPDLADAVRIGEDGWGRGDLMGAATAAAERVGGASGPLAVLARPSIDTVLAVIAGLIAGVPIVPVPADVGMAERRHILTDSGAIAWLGESPDESDGLPHVPVRRHARSWHQYSEPRPESTAFIVYTSGTTGAPKGVQLSRRALAASLDGLADAWAWTSDDVLVHGLPLFHVHGLVLGLLGSLRVGNRFVHTVKPTPEAYAATPGTMYFGVPTVWSRVVADESCARALSSARLLVSGSAPLPVPVFDGLRRLTGHAPIERYGATETVITLSTRADGERRAGWVGHPLTGVRTRLLNEDGSAAPHDGETVGQLQVQGPTLFSGYLNLPEKTAEVLTEDGWYRTGDVAVVDPAGMHRIVGRESVDLIKSGGYRIGAGEIETVLLGHPGIVDVAVVGVPDDDLGQRIVAYVVGDVVEDDVIAYVAQQLSVHKRPREVRLVDGLPRNAMGKVLKRELII; from the coding sequence ATGCTGCTGACGTCCCTTCACCCCAAGTCACCCGATCTCGCGGACGCGGTTCGTATCGGCGAAGACGGCTGGGGTCGCGGCGACCTGATGGGCGCCGCGACGGCAGCAGCCGAACGCGTTGGCGGCGCTTCGGGTCCCCTCGCGGTGCTCGCTCGCCCGAGTATCGACACGGTCCTGGCGGTGATCGCCGGGCTTATCGCAGGGGTCCCGATAGTGCCGGTACCGGCAGACGTCGGGATGGCGGAACGCCGACACATCCTCACCGACAGCGGGGCGATCGCGTGGCTGGGTGAATCACCGGACGAGTCGGATGGGCTACCGCACGTGCCGGTGCGGCGACACGCACGATCATGGCATCAGTACTCCGAACCGCGACCGGAGTCGACGGCGTTCATCGTGTACACCTCGGGGACCACCGGCGCGCCCAAAGGGGTGCAACTGAGCCGGCGTGCGTTGGCCGCTAGCCTCGACGGTCTGGCGGATGCGTGGGCGTGGACTTCCGATGATGTTCTGGTGCATGGACTTCCCTTGTTTCACGTACACGGGCTGGTGCTCGGCCTGCTCGGATCACTGCGGGTGGGAAATCGGTTTGTGCACACCGTCAAACCGACACCCGAGGCCTACGCTGCTACACCAGGCACAATGTATTTCGGTGTGCCGACGGTGTGGTCACGGGTGGTTGCCGACGAATCCTGTGCGCGTGCACTGTCTTCGGCGCGACTATTGGTGTCGGGGAGCGCGCCACTGCCGGTGCCGGTCTTCGATGGGCTGCGCCGGCTCACCGGCCATGCCCCCATCGAGCGCTACGGCGCCACCGAAACCGTCATCACGCTGTCCACACGCGCCGACGGAGAACGCCGCGCCGGGTGGGTCGGTCACCCGTTGACCGGTGTGCGGACTCGTCTGCTGAACGAGGACGGCTCCGCGGCCCCACACGACGGGGAAACCGTTGGCCAGCTACAGGTTCAGGGACCGACGCTGTTCAGCGGATATCTGAATCTGCCGGAGAAGACGGCCGAGGTGCTCACCGAGGACGGGTGGTATCGCACCGGTGATGTCGCCGTCGTCGACCCGGCCGGAATGCACCGCATCGTCGGACGCGAATCGGTCGACCTGATCAAGTCGGGTGGCTACCGCATAGGTGCAGGAGAAATCGAAACCGTGCTGCTGGGGCATCCCGGGATTGTGGACGTCGCGGTGGTGGGGGTTCCCGACGACGACCTGGGGCAACGCATCGTCGCCTACGTTGTCGGTGACGTGGTGGAGGATGACGTCATCGCGTATGTGGCGCAGCAGCTGTCCGTTCACAAACGCCCGCGTGAGGTGCGGCTCGTGGACGGATTGCCCCGCAATGCGATGGGCAAGGTCCTCAAGAGGGAGCTGATCATATGA
- a CDS encoding DinB family protein, with translation MNWTEELVDQIELHWTTQLRPRLDGLNDDEYFWEPVRGCWSLRPRSASKAPLLGGSGDFVIEFAAPPPDPAPVTTIAWRLGHILVGVLGARVASHFPENWAGPPIDYMTYDYPVTAADALKRLDGFYAAWLEGIMSKDEAGLLAPCGPAEGPWGHRSFATLVLHINRELLHHGAEIALLRDLYAWRQN, from the coding sequence ATGAACTGGACCGAGGAACTCGTAGACCAGATCGAATTGCACTGGACAACCCAGCTGCGCCCGCGGCTGGACGGCCTGAATGACGACGAGTATTTCTGGGAGCCGGTGCGCGGCTGCTGGAGCCTGCGTCCTCGCAGCGCCTCGAAAGCGCCTCTGCTAGGAGGTTCCGGCGATTTTGTCATCGAATTCGCCGCCCCTCCACCGGATCCGGCGCCGGTGACCACTATTGCCTGGCGGCTCGGCCACATCCTCGTGGGTGTGCTGGGCGCACGCGTCGCCAGCCATTTCCCTGAGAATTGGGCCGGCCCGCCCATCGACTACATGACCTACGACTACCCGGTCACGGCTGCCGATGCCCTGAAGCGACTCGACGGTTTTTACGCGGCGTGGCTCGAGGGCATCATGAGCAAGGATGAGGCAGGACTCCTGGCCCCATGCGGCCCGGCCGAGGGGCCATGGGGTCACCGGTCCTTCGCGACGCTCGTCTTACACATCAATCGCGAGCTGCTGCACCACGGTGCGGAGATCGCGCTACTGCGCGATCTGTATGCCTGGCGCCAGAACTAG
- the dapD gene encoding 2,3,4,5-tetrahydropyridine-2,6-dicarboxylate N-succinyltransferase, which produces MSGAVALGLATIAADGSVLDTWFPAPELTDAPGTPGTERISAADAPAELSALAGSDPERGVEKVLVRTTIASLADKPADAYDAYLRLHLLSHRLVQPHGASTDGLFGVLTNVVWTNYGPCAVEGFETVRAKLRAHGTVTVFGIDKFPRMVDYVVPTGVRIADADRVRLGAHLAPGTTVMHEGFVNFNAGTLGASMVEGRISAGVVVGDGSDIGGGASIMGTLSGGGSQVISVGQRSLLGANSGVGISLGDDCIVEAGLYVTAGTKVTTPDGKTIKALELSGANNLLFRRNSQTGAVEVVSRDGGAFELNAALHAN; this is translated from the coding sequence GTGAGCGGAGCAGTAGCACTTGGCCTGGCGACCATCGCGGCGGACGGATCGGTACTGGATACCTGGTTCCCGGCGCCCGAGTTGACCGATGCACCCGGCACCCCGGGTACCGAGCGGATCTCCGCAGCGGACGCGCCTGCCGAGCTGTCGGCACTGGCCGGGTCCGACCCCGAGCGTGGTGTGGAGAAGGTGTTGGTGCGCACCACCATTGCCTCGCTCGCCGATAAGCCCGCCGACGCCTACGACGCTTACCTGCGCCTGCACCTGTTGTCGCACCGGCTGGTCCAGCCCCACGGTGCCAGCACGGACGGACTCTTCGGCGTGCTCACCAACGTGGTGTGGACCAATTACGGCCCGTGCGCCGTGGAGGGGTTCGAGACGGTACGCGCCAAGCTGCGCGCCCATGGCACCGTGACGGTGTTCGGCATCGACAAGTTCCCCCGCATGGTCGACTATGTGGTACCCACCGGCGTGCGTATCGCCGACGCCGACCGGGTGCGTCTGGGCGCACACCTGGCCCCCGGTACCACCGTCATGCATGAGGGCTTTGTGAACTTCAACGCCGGCACCCTGGGCGCTTCCATGGTGGAGGGCCGCATCTCGGCCGGTGTCGTCGTGGGCGATGGCTCCGATATCGGTGGCGGCGCGTCGATCATGGGCACGCTGTCCGGCGGCGGCAGCCAGGTGATCTCGGTGGGCCAGCGCTCACTGCTGGGTGCCAACTCGGGTGTGGGCATCAGCCTGGGCGATGACTGCATCGTCGAGGCCGGGCTGTATGTCACGGCGGGCACCAAGGTCACCACGCCCGATGGCAAGACCATCAAGGCACTGGAGCTATCGGGCGCCAACAATCTGCTGTTCCGGCGCAATTCACAGACCGGTGCGGTTGAGGTGGTGTCGCGCGACGGCGGCGCGTTCGAGCTCAACGCCGCCTTGCACGCCAACTAG
- the dapE gene encoding succinyl-diaminopimelate desuccinylase, with product MALELAGDPVALTAALVDIPSESRREAAIADAVEVALREQTTGFEIIRNGNAVLARTHYGHKTRVMLAGHLDTVPAADNVPSHWEQGEGGDILFGCGTVDMKSGDAVFLHLAATVTPRVDLTLVFYDCEEIESSANGLGRIERELPEWLDADLAILGEPTAGLIEAGCQGTLRVVIRADGTRAHSARSWLGDNAIHKLGAVLDRLAAYRARIVDIDGCKYREGLSAVRIDGGVAGNVIPDAAAVTVNFRFAPDRSPGQALAHVREVFDGLEVEIELTDSAAGALPGLDRPAAAELVGAAGGVVRAKYGWTDVSRFAARGIAAVNYGPGDPNLAHTRGEHVPVQQITDVAEVLRRYLSA from the coding sequence ATGGCGCTTGAACTCGCTGGTGACCCTGTGGCCCTGACTGCTGCCCTGGTGGACATACCCAGCGAGTCCCGGCGCGAGGCGGCTATCGCGGATGCTGTCGAGGTTGCGCTGCGGGAACAGACCACGGGATTCGAGATCATCCGCAATGGCAACGCCGTGCTGGCCCGCACCCATTACGGCCACAAGACCCGGGTGATGTTGGCCGGACATCTGGACACCGTGCCCGCCGCCGACAACGTACCCAGCCACTGGGAACAGGGAGAAGGCGGCGACATTCTGTTTGGCTGCGGCACCGTGGACATGAAGTCCGGTGATGCAGTCTTCCTGCATCTGGCCGCCACCGTGACACCCCGCGTCGATCTGACACTGGTGTTCTACGACTGCGAGGAGATCGAGTCCTCGGCCAACGGGCTGGGCCGCATCGAGCGTGAACTGCCCGAATGGCTTGACGCCGACCTCGCCATCCTCGGTGAGCCCACCGCCGGTCTGATCGAAGCAGGGTGTCAGGGCACCTTGCGTGTCGTGATCCGCGCCGACGGCACCCGCGCGCATTCTGCGCGATCCTGGCTGGGGGACAACGCTATCCACAAGCTCGGTGCAGTTCTGGACAGACTGGCCGCATATCGGGCACGCATCGTCGACATCGACGGGTGCAAGTACCGGGAAGGGCTGTCCGCTGTGCGGATCGATGGGGGGGTGGCCGGGAACGTCATCCCCGATGCCGCAGCGGTCACCGTCAATTTTCGATTCGCCCCCGACCGCAGCCCCGGGCAGGCGCTCGCGCATGTGCGCGAGGTGTTCGACGGGCTGGAGGTCGAGATCGAACTCACCGACTCTGCCGCCGGGGCACTGCCGGGCCTGGACCGTCCCGCAGCCGCCGAATTGGTCGGCGCGGCAGGGGGAGTGGTACGGGCCAAATACGGTTGGACCGATGTCTCCCGGTTCGCGGCGCGCGGGATCGCCGCGGTCAACTACGGGCCGGGTGACCCGAACCTGGCGCACACCCGCGGCGAACACGTTCCGGTACAGCAGATCACCGATGTCGCCGAGGTGCTCCGGCGCTACCTCAGCGCGTGA
- a CDS encoding AraC family transcriptional regulator, translated as MLISRHLTGVMSVNGGQRITRHWHEVHQIVYPASGVIAVTTDDGTWIAPPNRALWIPAGAGHEHRFYGPTEFHSVAFDPEKYVVALTTPTVIAVSPLLRELIMTCSVPGDLPDDEVTRLHVVLIDQLRRSPEQALKLPTPRDQRLADACALVEDDLTQVWTVTELGRRVGASERTLTRLFRTDMGMTYPQWRTQIRLHHALRLLAEDRPVTYVAHQCGWATPSAFIDVYRRTLGQTPGTYAAPVTR; from the coding sequence GTGTTGATTAGCCGCCATCTCACCGGAGTGATGTCGGTAAATGGCGGGCAGCGCATCACCCGCCACTGGCACGAAGTGCATCAAATTGTGTATCCCGCCTCCGGCGTCATCGCGGTGACGACGGACGACGGCACCTGGATCGCACCCCCGAACCGCGCACTCTGGATACCGGCCGGTGCCGGTCACGAACATCGCTTCTACGGCCCCACCGAGTTTCACTCCGTGGCTTTCGATCCCGAAAAGTACGTGGTGGCGCTGACCACCCCGACCGTCATTGCGGTGTCCCCGCTGCTGCGTGAGCTGATCATGACCTGCTCTGTTCCCGGTGACTTACCCGACGATGAGGTCACGCGGTTGCATGTCGTTCTCATCGACCAACTGCGGCGCAGCCCGGAGCAGGCGCTGAAGTTGCCCACCCCGCGTGATCAGCGGTTGGCCGATGCGTGTGCGCTGGTGGAGGACGACCTGACACAGGTATGGACGGTGACGGAGCTGGGGCGGCGGGTGGGCGCCAGTGAGCGCACGCTGACCAGACTGTTCCGCACCGACATGGGCATGACGTATCCGCAGTGGCGCACCCAGATCCGACTCCATCACGCGTTACGGCTGCTCGCGGAGGATCGGCCCGTCACCTATGTGGCGCATCAATGTGGTTGGGCCACACCGAGCGCATTCATCGACGTGTACCGGCGCACCCTCGGTCAGACGCCGGGAACCTACGCCGCACCCGTCACGCGCTGA
- a CDS encoding TIGR03564 family F420-dependent LLM class oxidoreductase, with amino-acid sequence MKLGVAIGRPLSVQSDTNLVDAFIAHGRRVTDAGVGTLWLGQMYHYDAITMAALLGQAIPPDKLRTVGVSVIPINPRHPIEVSAAAQTAQAATHGRFQLGLGLGAPVIEGPSYGLQVDKPIRRLREYLTTLRQLLDTGTAEFHGETLTVAPKFTTLQPGGENIPVLVAAMAPQALRATGELADGTIPLHAGPRALSQDIVPVIDGAAERAGRARPRVIAGVAVVVTSDPERVRTLAIEDMAFYESIPSYRKVLDAEGVQHTGELAIIGDERHVAKELQRYFDAGATEVFASHTELGGPEDEARTLALLGELSRGK; translated from the coding sequence GTGAAACTTGGCGTGGCGATCGGTCGACCTCTCAGCGTGCAGAGCGATACCAACCTGGTCGACGCCTTCATCGCCCACGGGCGTCGCGTCACCGACGCCGGGGTCGGCACGTTATGGCTCGGGCAGATGTATCACTACGACGCGATCACCATGGCCGCGTTGTTAGGACAAGCGATACCCCCGGACAAACTCCGCACCGTGGGGGTGTCGGTCATCCCCATCAATCCGCGCCATCCCATCGAGGTATCGGCGGCCGCACAGACCGCGCAGGCCGCAACCCACGGGAGATTCCAGCTGGGGCTGGGACTTGGTGCGCCGGTGATCGAGGGTCCGAGCTATGGCCTACAGGTGGACAAACCGATACGCCGCCTGCGTGAGTACCTCACTACGCTCCGTCAACTACTGGACACCGGAACCGCCGAGTTCCATGGTGAGACTCTCACGGTCGCACCGAAATTCACGACCTTGCAACCCGGTGGCGAAAACATCCCCGTCTTGGTGGCGGCCATGGCGCCGCAGGCACTGCGCGCCACCGGCGAGCTCGCGGACGGCACGATTCCGCTGCACGCAGGACCACGGGCGCTCAGTCAGGACATCGTGCCCGTCATCGACGGGGCCGCGGAACGGGCCGGACGTGCGCGTCCGCGCGTCATCGCCGGCGTCGCCGTCGTGGTCACGTCCGATCCGGAACGGGTCCGTACGCTCGCGATCGAAGACATGGCGTTCTACGAGAGCATCCCGTCGTATCGGAAAGTGCTTGACGCCGAAGGGGTTCAGCACACGGGAGAGCTGGCGATCATCGGCGACGAGCGGCATGTGGCCAAGGAACTGCAGCGATACTTCGACGCGGGAGCCACCGAAGTATTCGCCAGTCACACCGAATTGGGCGGACCGGAGGACGAGGCTCGCACGCTGGCGCTTCTGGGGGAACTGTCCCGCGGGAAGTGA
- a CDS encoding TIGR00730 family Rossman fold protein, translating into MPDQPLTQLHGSVRLRRDRCEKSTADQRLLESHETGGWTHTDQWRVLRIQSEFVEGFDALAETPKAVTVFGSARTKPDSPEYRLGRELGVALVKAGYAVITGGGPGAMEAANRGASESGGYSVGLGIELPFEQSLNEWVDLGINFRYFFVRKTMFVKYAQAFVCLPGGFGTLDELFEALTLVQTRKVTRFPIILLGTEYWSGLLDWIRGTLLPAGKIGEQDLALLSVTDSIEEAIEIIAKSAANGNGARS; encoded by the coding sequence GTGCCAGATCAACCACTAACCCAACTGCACGGATCGGTTCGGCTGCGCCGTGACCGGTGTGAGAAGAGCACCGCCGATCAACGTCTGCTGGAAAGCCACGAAACAGGCGGCTGGACGCACACCGACCAGTGGCGGGTACTGCGCATCCAGAGCGAGTTCGTAGAGGGATTCGACGCGCTGGCGGAAACACCTAAAGCGGTCACGGTTTTCGGCTCTGCCAGGACGAAGCCGGATTCACCTGAATACCGGCTCGGCCGCGAGTTGGGCGTTGCCCTGGTAAAGGCTGGATACGCCGTCATCACCGGGGGCGGACCGGGTGCCATGGAGGCCGCAAACCGCGGCGCCAGCGAGTCGGGCGGCTACTCGGTGGGCCTGGGCATCGAGCTGCCGTTCGAACAGAGTCTCAACGAATGGGTGGACCTGGGCATCAACTTCCGCTACTTCTTCGTCCGCAAGACCATGTTCGTCAAGTACGCGCAGGCGTTCGTGTGTCTGCCGGGCGGGTTCGGCACTCTCGACGAACTCTTCGAGGCGCTCACCCTGGTGCAGACCCGCAAGGTCACGCGCTTCCCGATCATCCTGCTGGGCACCGAGTATTGGTCGGGGCTGCTCGACTGGATCCGCGGAACGCTGCTGCCCGCCGGAAAGATCGGCGAGCAGGACTTGGCGCTGCTTTCGGTGACCGACAGCATCGAGGAGGCGATCGAGATCATCGCGAAGTCGGCGGCGAATGGGAATGGGGCACGTTCATGA
- a CDS encoding TIGR00730 family Rossman fold protein produces MSWSVCVYCASGPRHPELLDLAGRLGTAIAERGWTLVSGGGNVSAMGAVAQAARAAGGRTIGVIPKTLVHREVADTDADELIVTTTMRERKQIMEDRSDAFITLPGGIGTLEEVFETWTAGYLGLHQKPVVLLDPDGHYTGLLRWLDEVQDKGYVSAPARDRLLVHTDIAAALDACKPTD; encoded by the coding sequence ATGAGTTGGTCGGTGTGTGTGTACTGCGCTTCCGGGCCGCGGCATCCCGAACTGCTGGACCTGGCCGGTCGTCTGGGTACTGCTATCGCCGAACGCGGATGGACCCTGGTGTCCGGGGGAGGCAACGTCTCGGCCATGGGGGCGGTAGCTCAGGCCGCGCGGGCCGCAGGCGGACGCACCATCGGCGTCATTCCCAAGACGTTGGTGCATCGAGAGGTCGCCGATACCGACGCCGATGAACTCATCGTCACCACCACCATGCGCGAACGCAAACAGATCATGGAGGACCGGTCCGACGCCTTCATCACCCTGCCCGGCGGGATCGGCACACTCGAGGAGGTCTTCGAGACGTGGACCGCCGGCTACCTGGGACTACACCAGAAGCCGGTGGTACTGCTGGACCCTGACGGGCACTACACCGGGCTGCTGCGCTGGCTCGACGAAGTGCAGGACAAGGGTTACGTCTCAGCCCCTGCCCGAGACCGGCTGTTGGTGCACACGGATATCGCTGCCGCCCTCGACGCATGTAAACCAACGGATTGA